In Cervus elaphus chromosome 24, mCerEla1.1, whole genome shotgun sequence, a single genomic region encodes these proteins:
- the LOC122682725 gene encoding protein DEK-like: MPGPREESEEEDEDDEEEEEEEEKEKSLIVEGKREKKKVERLTMQVSSLQREPFTIAQGKGQKLCEIERIHFFLSKKKTDELRNLHKLLYNRPGTVSSLKKNVGQFSGFPFEKGSIQYKKKEEMLKKFRNAMLKNICEVLDLERSGVNSELVKRILNFLMHPKPSGKPLPKSKKSSSKGNKKERNSSGMARKAKRTKCPEILSDESSSDEEEKKNKEESSEDEDKESEEEPPKKTSKREKPKQKATPKSKKSAKSANVKKVDSSTTKKNQNSSKKESESEDSSDDEPLIKKLKKPPTDEELKETVKKLLASANLEEVTMKQICKEVYENYPAYDLTERKEFIKTTVKELIS; this comes from the coding sequence ATGCCCGGCCCGAgagaggaaagtgaagaggaggacGAGGacgacgaggaggaggaggaggaagaagagaaagaaaagagcctCATTGTGGAAGGCaagagggagaagaagaaagTAGAGAGGTTGACGATGCAAGTCTCTTCCTTACAAAGAGAGCCGTTTACAATCGCACAAGGAAAAGGGCAGAAACTTTGTGAAATTGAAAGGATACATTTCTTTTTGAGtaagaagaaaacagatgaaCTTAGAAATCTCCATAAACTGCTTTACAACAGACCAGGAACAGTGTCCTCATTAAAGAAGAATGTGGGTCAGTTCAGTGGCTTTCCATTTGAAAAAGGAAGTATCCAatataaaaagaaggaagaaatgttgaaaaaatttagaaatgcCATGTTAAAGAACATCTGCGAGGTTCTTGACTTGGAGAGATCGGGTGTAAATAGTGAACTGGTGAAAAGGATCTTGAATTTTTTAATGCATCCAAAGCCTTCTGGCAAACCGTTGCCAAAATCTAAGAAAAGTTCTAGCAAAGGGAACAAAAAGGAACGGAACAGTTCTGGGATGGCCAGGAAAGCTAAGCGAACCAAATGTCCTGAAATCCTGTCAGATGAATCTAGCAGTgatgaagaggaaaagaaaaacaaagaagagtcCTCAGAGGATGAAGATaaagagagtgaagaggagcCACCAAAAAAGACATCCAAAAGAGAAAAGCCCAAACAGAAAGCCACTCCTAAAAGTAAAAAATCTGCAAAAAGTGCTAATGTTAAGAAGGTAGATAGCAGTACCACCAAGAAGAATCAAAATAGTtccaaaaaagaaagtgaatctGAGGATAGTTCGGATGATGaacctttaattaaaaaattgaagaaacCTCCTACAGATGAAGAGTTAAAGGaaactgtaaagaaattattGGCCAGCGCTAACTTGGAGGAAGTCACAATGAAGCAGATTTGCAAAGAGGTATATGAAAATTACCCTGCTTATGACTTAACTGAAAGAAAAGAGTTCATAAAAACAACTGTTAAAGAGCTGATTTCCTGA